The proteins below come from a single Beutenbergia cavernae DSM 12333 genomic window:
- a CDS encoding carbohydrate ABC transporter permease has protein sequence MPQALEATARRPETPAGARPPQRRRGKLRSPMARMGMLFVIPAALYVVIFQLGPVVYGLVLSFSAYSPLDRSGPQFIGWDNYASIFTDPTFARAMAITGRYVLQVLPFTVVIALGLALLSNRVFRGVGLFRTGLYVPHVVSLTAVSMVWLWIYSDTGLVNQVLDLVGLPGQRWLTTQDAALNAVSAMRIWKALGSNMVLLLAGLQTVPKVLYEAAKVDGANAWQQFRAVTLPGLRPMLTYVVAMDIIFLAQGFPEIFVLTQGGPYGSTTTVNYLIYTEAFQYNEMGSASAMAFVLFAFIAALTIVALRVGQGRKS, from the coding sequence TTGCCGCAGGCTCTTGAGGCCACCGCGCGCCGGCCGGAGACCCCGGCCGGCGCGCGGCCGCCGCAGCGACGGCGCGGGAAGCTGCGCAGCCCGATGGCACGGATGGGGATGCTGTTCGTCATTCCCGCCGCGCTGTACGTGGTCATCTTCCAGCTCGGCCCGGTGGTGTACGGCCTCGTGCTCAGCTTCAGCGCCTACTCGCCGCTGGACAGATCAGGTCCGCAGTTCATCGGGTGGGACAACTACGCCTCCATCTTCACCGACCCGACGTTCGCCCGGGCGATGGCCATCACCGGCCGCTACGTGCTCCAGGTGCTGCCGTTCACCGTCGTGATCGCGCTCGGGCTCGCGCTGCTGTCCAACCGTGTGTTCCGAGGTGTCGGGCTCTTCCGCACCGGGCTCTACGTGCCTCACGTCGTGTCGCTCACGGCCGTGAGCATGGTGTGGCTCTGGATCTACTCGGACACCGGGCTCGTCAACCAGGTGCTGGACCTCGTGGGTCTTCCCGGCCAGCGATGGTTGACCACGCAGGACGCCGCGCTCAACGCCGTCTCGGCCATGCGCATCTGGAAAGCGCTCGGGAGCAACATGGTGCTGCTGCTCGCCGGGCTGCAGACCGTGCCGAAGGTCCTGTACGAGGCGGCCAAGGTGGACGGCGCGAACGCGTGGCAGCAGTTCCGTGCGGTGACGCTGCCCGGCCTGCGGCCGATGCTGACCTACGTCGTCGCGATGGACATCATCTTCCTCGCGCAGGGCTTCCCGGAGATCTTCGTGCTCACACAGGGCGGACCGTACGGGAGCACGACGACCGTGAACTACCTCATCTACACCGAGGCGTTCCAGTACAACGAGATGGGCAGCGCGTCAGCGATGGCGTTCGTGCTGTTCGCGTTCATCGCAGCGTTGACGATCGTCGCGCTCCGCGTCGGGCAGGGAAGGAAGAGCTGA
- a CDS encoding alkaline phosphatase D family protein, with protein MAGGRRQVSRRRFLGYSGAGAAAVMLGTGAWQDTEASAHVRGYPFTLGVASGDPLPDGVVLWTRLAVDPLAPDGRGGMPNKQVPVQYQVAEDERFRRVVRSGTAFATPELGHSVHPEISGLRPDREYWYRFRVGRELSPAGRTRTAPAPGTMTQSLRFAVASCQSYEAGFYTTLQHLAQEDLDLVVHLGDYIYEESYVPEPILHDGTPMPDYLRTECFDLDRYRLQYALYKSDPHLQAAHAMCPWLTTFDDHEVENDWLGPRSEADDEPDQDPAVFAQRKADAFQAMYENLPLRHTQMPSGPSIRIHRRIGYGTLADFTMLDSRQYRSERGRDNPDATMLGGAQRDWLVDGFSSSEATWQVIGNQQPMAQLDRDPDPEKISYYGVWDNYNVEREHVLTQAHERGVDNLVVVTGDRHNNYFMELKADYADPDSPVIGTEIVGTSLASGRDGADMLPIGEVYLAENPHMKFCNFQRGYNVVTLTPDTMRSDYRVVPYISQPGAPISTRASFVVEDGVPGGVSA; from the coding sequence ATGGCCGGCGGCAGGAGACAGGTCAGCCGACGTAGGTTCCTCGGATACTCCGGCGCCGGGGCGGCCGCCGTCATGCTCGGCACCGGCGCGTGGCAGGACACCGAGGCCTCCGCCCACGTGCGCGGGTACCCGTTCACGCTCGGCGTCGCATCGGGCGATCCGCTGCCGGACGGCGTGGTGCTCTGGACGAGGCTCGCCGTCGACCCGCTCGCGCCGGACGGCCGCGGCGGGATGCCGAACAAGCAGGTCCCGGTCCAGTACCAGGTGGCGGAGGACGAGCGCTTCCGTCGGGTGGTCCGCTCCGGGACGGCGTTCGCGACGCCGGAGCTCGGGCACTCCGTGCACCCGGAGATCAGCGGCCTCCGCCCCGACCGCGAGTACTGGTACCGGTTTCGGGTCGGGCGGGAGCTCTCCCCGGCCGGCCGGACGCGGACGGCGCCGGCCCCGGGGACGATGACACAGTCCCTGCGCTTCGCCGTCGCCTCCTGCCAGAGCTACGAGGCCGGCTTCTACACGACGCTGCAGCACCTGGCGCAGGAGGACCTGGACCTCGTGGTGCACCTCGGCGACTACATCTACGAGGAGTCCTACGTCCCGGAGCCGATCCTGCACGACGGCACGCCGATGCCCGACTACCTGCGGACGGAGTGCTTCGACCTCGACCGCTACCGCCTGCAGTACGCGCTGTACAAGTCGGACCCGCACCTCCAGGCCGCCCACGCGATGTGCCCGTGGCTCACGACGTTCGACGACCACGAGGTCGAGAACGACTGGCTCGGCCCGCGCTCCGAGGCGGACGACGAACCGGACCAGGACCCCGCCGTCTTCGCACAGCGCAAGGCCGACGCGTTCCAGGCGATGTACGAGAACCTGCCCCTCCGGCACACGCAGATGCCGTCCGGGCCGAGCATCCGGATCCACCGGCGCATCGGCTACGGCACGCTCGCGGACTTCACGATGCTCGACTCCCGCCAGTACCGCTCCGAGCGCGGGCGGGACAACCCCGACGCCACGATGCTCGGCGGCGCGCAGCGCGACTGGCTCGTCGACGGCTTCTCCTCGTCCGAGGCCACGTGGCAGGTCATCGGCAACCAGCAGCCGATGGCGCAGCTCGACCGCGACCCCGACCCGGAGAAGATCTCCTACTACGGCGTCTGGGACAACTACAACGTCGAGCGCGAGCACGTGCTCACCCAGGCGCACGAGCGTGGCGTCGACAACCTCGTCGTCGTCACCGGCGACCGCCACAACAACTACTTCATGGAGCTCAAGGCGGACTACGCCGACCCCGACTCCCCGGTGATCGGCACGGAGATCGTCGGCACCTCGCTCGCCAGCGGACGCGACGGCGCCGACATGCTGCCCATCGGCGAGGTCTACCTCGCCGAGAACCCGCACATGAAGTTCTGCAACTTCCAGCGCGGCTACAACGTCGTGACTCTCACGCCCGACACGATGAGGTCCGACTACCGCGTCGTGCCCTACATCTCGCAGCCCGGCGCGCCGATCAGCACCCGTGCCAGCTTCGTCGTCGAGGACGGCGTCCCCGGAGGTGTCAGTGCCTGA
- a CDS encoding alpha/beta fold hydrolase, translating into MLVGHSWGGPIVRTAAAARPGRVRGLVLVDPADEDCAVYSSPMNERVNRIQAASPTRSDDSWPACRTRDRAGPQSRRRRPVPPRCHGCGPASGR; encoded by the coding sequence GTGCTCGTGGGACACAGCTGGGGAGGGCCGATCGTCAGGACCGCCGCCGCGGCGCGTCCCGGACGCGTCAGAGGCCTGGTCCTGGTCGACCCGGCCGACGAGGACTGTGCGGTCTACTCCTCACCCATGAACGAGCGGGTCAACCGGATCCAGGCGGCGTCGCCGACGAGGTCCGACGACTCGTGGCCGGCCTGCCGGACCCGAGATAGAGCCGGGCCTCAGAGCCGGCGACGCCGCCCCGTCCCGCCGCGCTGCCACGGGTGCGGTCCCGCGAGCGGGCGGTAG
- a CDS encoding LacI family DNA-binding transcriptional regulator yields the protein MIGRPRQRDIARLAGVSQTTVSLALNGKTADYGINPETEQKIMAAARELGYVPNVTARALRGGRNNLLGVHAFEPLFPTSRESYYEEILVGIEQAAIRAGQDLVLFTSIHQHAGRASVFHEGRNRLRIADGAVILGFDEHDDELARLAAEGYTFVFVGRRDKASALGPYVGAAYVDGVADVTRRIHELGHRRVAYLGLNDRLEPRVERHQGFRLTADELGMDVVDERWSAGEAIDGPWLRRLVGSGATALLVESSAQLERVGAECAAAGIGVPDQLSVVGLDSITDPAATTREWSHLRVPRRGMGARAVEVLLEVLHGERELTHHELLTCTFEPGRTLAPPARGA from the coding sequence ATGATCGGACGTCCACGACAGCGCGACATCGCCAGGTTGGCCGGTGTCTCCCAGACCACTGTCTCCTTGGCGCTCAACGGCAAGACGGCCGACTACGGCATCAACCCGGAGACCGAGCAGAAGATCATGGCCGCGGCCCGTGAGCTCGGGTACGTCCCGAACGTCACGGCCCGGGCGCTGCGCGGCGGGCGGAACAACCTGCTCGGCGTCCACGCGTTCGAGCCGTTGTTCCCGACGAGCCGCGAGTCCTACTACGAGGAGATCCTGGTCGGGATCGAGCAGGCGGCGATCCGTGCCGGGCAGGACCTCGTGCTGTTCACCTCGATCCACCAGCACGCTGGCCGCGCCAGCGTGTTCCACGAGGGGCGCAACCGCCTGAGGATCGCGGACGGTGCCGTGATCCTCGGCTTCGACGAGCACGACGACGAGCTCGCACGGCTCGCGGCCGAGGGCTACACGTTCGTGTTCGTCGGCCGGCGCGACAAGGCGTCGGCGCTCGGCCCGTACGTCGGGGCCGCCTACGTCGACGGCGTCGCCGACGTGACGCGCCGGATCCACGAGCTGGGGCACCGCCGCGTCGCGTATCTGGGGCTGAACGACCGGCTCGAGCCGCGCGTCGAGCGGCACCAGGGGTTCCGTCTCACGGCCGACGAGCTCGGCATGGACGTGGTCGACGAGAGGTGGTCGGCCGGCGAGGCCATCGACGGTCCGTGGCTCCGGCGTCTCGTCGGCTCGGGGGCGACTGCCCTGCTCGTGGAGAGCTCGGCGCAGCTCGAGCGGGTCGGCGCAGAGTGCGCGGCAGCCGGTATCGGCGTCCCCGACCAGCTGTCGGTCGTCGGGCTGGACTCCATCACCGACCCCGCCGCCACGACCCGCGAGTGGAGCCACCTGCGTGTGCCCAGGCGGGGGATGGGTGCGCGGGCCGTCGAGGTGCTGCTCGAGGTCCTCCACGGCGAACGGGAGCTCACGCACCACGAGCTCCTCACCTGCACGTTCGAGCCCGGGCGGACCCTCGCGCCGCCGGCTCGAGGGGCGTGA
- a CDS encoding ABC transporter substrate-binding protein produces the protein MPSRTWAGTVAGAAALSLLVACSGGGGADDGDDAGAGDTLTVWFPGKSESEMALINDTIVPAFEEETGAEVEVTFVDWPDLSPKLNAAFAAGTAPDVIGHGVAATADLAANERILDLSSYIDELDPELHDDVATALAGGEVGGTPYMVPLIMTSRLLVYSGADFTEAGLDPDAPPATWEEVRETAEQLTVRDGDQITRSGLLLGSQPIANQQSFATLLWSHGGDFLNEDDSEAILDSPEGVEALQYFADLYQGENPVDGLLGVEWSGLPIGEQPVVAGTASMQLVSAGAIVDYQEAAPDRDLRLMAPPSFDGHEPGTFGGPGNGLMINADSDVPDLAWEFIAGMIDPETNLTYSQELGQLPIHASAVESDYITSNPDLVRAVESLPYAHPNPNVPGWVQMRDAMGQHLERALHGEAEPADALEASAAEMDEILAAGS, from the coding sequence GTGCCTTCACGTACGTGGGCCGGCACGGTCGCCGGTGCCGCTGCGCTGTCCCTGCTGGTCGCATGCAGCGGGGGTGGCGGAGCCGACGACGGCGACGACGCCGGTGCCGGCGACACGCTGACCGTCTGGTTCCCGGGCAAGAGCGAGTCCGAGATGGCCCTGATCAACGACACGATCGTCCCGGCGTTCGAGGAGGAGACCGGGGCCGAGGTCGAGGTCACGTTCGTGGACTGGCCGGACCTGTCGCCGAAGCTCAACGCGGCGTTCGCCGCCGGGACGGCGCCGGACGTCATCGGTCACGGTGTCGCGGCGACGGCGGACCTCGCGGCGAACGAGCGCATCCTCGACCTCTCGTCCTACATCGACGAGCTGGACCCGGAGCTGCACGACGACGTGGCGACGGCCCTGGCCGGCGGCGAGGTCGGCGGCACGCCGTACATGGTCCCGCTCATCATGACGTCCAGGCTGCTCGTGTACTCGGGCGCGGACTTCACGGAGGCCGGTCTCGACCCGGACGCGCCCCCCGCGACCTGGGAGGAGGTCCGTGAGACCGCCGAGCAGCTCACGGTGCGGGACGGCGACCAGATCACCCGGTCCGGACTGCTGCTCGGGAGCCAGCCGATCGCCAACCAGCAGTCGTTCGCCACGCTGCTCTGGTCGCACGGCGGCGACTTCCTGAACGAGGACGACTCCGAGGCCATCCTCGACTCCCCGGAAGGTGTCGAGGCGCTGCAGTACTTCGCCGACCTCTACCAGGGCGAGAACCCGGTGGACGGACTGCTCGGCGTCGAGTGGTCCGGCCTGCCGATCGGTGAGCAGCCCGTGGTCGCAGGGACGGCGTCCATGCAGCTGGTCAGTGCCGGCGCCATCGTCGACTACCAGGAGGCAGCGCCCGACCGCGACCTGCGACTCATGGCGCCCCCGTCGTTCGACGGGCACGAGCCCGGGACGTTCGGTGGCCCGGGGAACGGCCTCATGATCAACGCCGACAGCGACGTCCCCGACCTGGCCTGGGAGTTCATCGCCGGGATGATCGACCCCGAGACGAACCTCACGTACTCCCAGGAGCTCGGGCAGCTCCCGATCCACGCCTCCGCCGTCGAGTCCGACTACATCACCTCCAACCCGGACCTGGTGAGGGCTGTCGAGTCGCTCCCGTACGCCCACCCGAACCCGAACGTGCCGGGGTGGGTCCAGATGCGTGACGCCATGGGGCAGCACCTCGAGCGCGCGCTCCACGGCGAGGCCGAGCCCGCCGACGCGCTGGAGGCGTCAGCTGCCGAGATGGACGAGATCCTTGCCGCAGGCTCTTGA
- a CDS encoding carbohydrate ABC transporter permease, which produces METRPATARAVAPAAPPAVVARRRTRRMWPRVLVLAVVTVAVLFPFWWMLSHAFTPEGQPVSLIPAEPTTENFQTAVTAANLDTAFANSTLVTVVAVLTNCIVPVIAGYAFAHLPFRGSSVVFYVLLSTVAIPGSVTLIPLFLMAKHFPLAGGNDILGSGGSGLLDSVGGLMLPYLVGTMNIFLSRQYFASMDRDFAEAARIDGAGELRIFAGIYLPMAKPLLALVAVFSFTGVWDDFLWPLVVSTSERSTTVQLAITTFASSGNVKYGALMAATILVTIPVLAVFLLNQRGFISGLADGGIKG; this is translated from the coding sequence ATGGAGACGCGACCCGCCACCGCCCGCGCCGTGGCCCCCGCAGCACCCCCCGCCGTCGTCGCCCGCCGTCGGACACGGCGGATGTGGCCCCGCGTGCTCGTCCTCGCGGTCGTCACGGTGGCGGTGCTGTTCCCCTTCTGGTGGATGCTGAGTCACGCGTTCACCCCCGAGGGGCAGCCGGTGAGCCTCATCCCGGCCGAGCCGACCACGGAGAACTTCCAGACCGCCGTCACGGCCGCCAACCTCGACACAGCGTTCGCGAACTCGACGCTCGTGACGGTGGTGGCGGTCCTCACCAACTGCATCGTGCCCGTGATCGCCGGGTACGCGTTCGCCCACCTCCCGTTCCGCGGCAGCTCCGTGGTGTTCTACGTCCTGCTGTCCACGGTGGCGATCCCGGGCTCGGTGACGCTCATCCCGCTGTTCCTCATGGCGAAGCACTTCCCGCTCGCGGGTGGCAACGACATCCTCGGGAGCGGGGGGAGCGGGCTGCTGGACTCCGTCGGGGGCCTGATGCTGCCCTACCTCGTCGGCACGATGAACATCTTCCTCTCTCGGCAGTACTTCGCCTCGATGGATCGCGACTTCGCGGAGGCGGCCCGCATCGACGGTGCCGGCGAGCTCCGGATCTTCGCCGGGATCTACCTGCCGATGGCGAAGCCGCTGCTCGCGCTCGTGGCCGTGTTCTCCTTCACCGGTGTGTGGGACGACTTCCTCTGGCCGCTCGTCGTGTCGACGTCGGAACGGAGCACGACGGTGCAGCTCGCGATCACGACGTTCGCCTCGTCCGGGAACGTGAAGTACGGCGCCCTGATGGCGGCCACGATCCTCGTCACGATCCCCGTCCTGGCCGTGTTCCTGCTGAACCAGCGCGGTTTCATCTCCGGTCTCGCCGACGGCGGGATCAAGGGCTGA
- a CDS encoding beta-N-acetylhexosaminidase, whose amino-acid sequence MPELADPTALVPLPLHVETRPGTFRFGADAALVAEPAALDSAWLLQSYLLRAGVRGNVHGVPAGEAAAGAVVLRVDDTCSDDAEGYRLVVAPDAVELVGASADGLARAVQTLRQLLPADALREGRRGGTPAMPCCVIEDTPRFRWRGVHLDVARHFMPVPFVLRFIDLAALHRLNVVHLHLTDDQGWRLEVPSWPRLTEVSSWRDETVVGRHGLDTGFDGTPLGGFYTADDVREIVEFARRRRITVVPEVDLPGHVQSVLAAYPELGNTGERVDVRTTWGISDHVLAPTDEALTFARDVLAVVADLFPSPWVHVGGDEVPRTEWRASPAAAERATALGLASVDELQSWFLRAIHADLTARGRRVVGWDEVLDDGGMPADTVVMAWRGVEHGLAGLAAGHDVVMCPKHVTYLDYASSSGEDEPLAPRRTITLEDIAAWEPEPPGSADLPGRILGVQGQLWTEYMPTPRDVEYMAFPRLAALAEAGWTSAKRREAADLLDRMPGHLRRLDALGVNYRPLAGPHPWQRGGTGRRRRL is encoded by the coding sequence GTGCCTGAGCTCGCGGACCCGACCGCCCTCGTCCCCCTGCCACTGCACGTCGAGACCAGGCCGGGGACCTTCCGGTTCGGCGCCGACGCCGCGCTCGTCGCCGAACCCGCAGCCCTGGACTCCGCCTGGCTCCTGCAGTCCTACCTGCTGCGTGCCGGTGTGCGCGGGAACGTCCACGGGGTCCCCGCCGGGGAGGCCGCCGCAGGGGCGGTGGTCCTCCGGGTGGACGACACCTGCTCGGACGACGCCGAGGGGTACCGGCTCGTGGTGGCGCCCGACGCCGTCGAGCTGGTCGGTGCGTCCGCGGACGGGCTCGCCCGCGCCGTCCAGACGCTCCGACAGCTGCTGCCAGCCGATGCGCTGAGGGAGGGCCGGCGCGGCGGGACGCCCGCAATGCCGTGCTGCGTCATCGAGGACACGCCCCGGTTCCGCTGGCGGGGCGTCCACCTCGACGTCGCACGCCACTTCATGCCCGTCCCGTTCGTGCTGCGGTTCATCGATCTCGCGGCGCTGCACCGGCTGAACGTCGTGCACCTGCACCTGACCGACGACCAGGGATGGCGGCTGGAGGTGCCGTCATGGCCCCGGCTCACCGAGGTGTCGTCCTGGCGCGACGAGACGGTGGTCGGTCGCCACGGCCTCGATACGGGCTTCGACGGCACACCGCTCGGTGGCTTCTACACGGCGGACGACGTCCGCGAGATCGTCGAGTTCGCCCGGCGACGCCGGATCACCGTGGTGCCGGAGGTGGACCTTCCCGGCCACGTGCAGTCCGTGCTCGCCGCCTATCCGGAGCTCGGCAACACCGGCGAGCGGGTCGATGTGCGCACCACCTGGGGCATCTCGGACCACGTCCTCGCCCCGACCGACGAGGCGCTGACGTTCGCGCGGGACGTGCTCGCCGTCGTCGCCGACCTGTTCCCGAGTCCGTGGGTCCACGTCGGCGGCGACGAGGTGCCGCGCACCGAGTGGCGCGCGAGTCCGGCGGCGGCAGAACGTGCCACGGCGCTCGGGCTGGCGTCGGTGGACGAGCTGCAGAGCTGGTTCCTCCGCGCGATCCACGCCGACCTCACCGCTCGCGGCCGGCGCGTCGTCGGCTGGGACGAGGTGCTCGACGACGGCGGGATGCCCGCCGACACGGTGGTCATGGCGTGGCGCGGGGTCGAGCACGGGCTGGCGGGCCTCGCCGCCGGGCACGACGTCGTCATGTGCCCGAAGCACGTGACCTACCTCGACTACGCCTCCTCGAGCGGCGAGGACGAACCTCTCGCGCCGCGCCGGACGATCACGCTCGAGGACATCGCCGCCTGGGAGCCGGAGCCTCCGGGGTCCGCGGACCTTCCCGGTCGCATCCTCGGCGTGCAGGGCCAGCTCTGGACGGAGTACATGCCGACGCCGCGCGACGTCGAGTACATGGCGTTCCCGCGGCTCGCCGCGCTCGCCGAGGCGGGGTGGACGTCGGCGAAGCGGCGTGAGGCGGCGGATCTGCTGGACCGGATGCCCGGACACCTGCGGCGGCTCGACGCTCTCGGTGTCAACTACCGCCCGCTCGCGGGACCGCACCCGTGGCAGCGCGGCGGGACGGGGCGGCGTCGCCGGCTCTGA